The following coding sequences are from one Selenomonas sputigena ATCC 35185 window:
- a CDS encoding bacteriohemerythrin, which yields MENFETGIPFIDNGHRRLLEDMEEAREALAAGHEDEYHRLSGQLLATMNDHIVKQHVYEEEIMAMSRDGELADQKEAHAHFREVIDQHKSSMNFQNDHEELTSLLHFLNEWFLQHILSSDMLIGSALKKAKAAAVEAKARAAKEARAAETAHAEEAAKAREVAHTTKKEEQASSVEKKAKATIEAKASAAQMPEAPADPAKKTTKKRTAAKPTNAAAPAEEVGKGDAPAAKKATKAAAKKPTEEAASAPASAAKPAAKAAAPKAIKPATTVIKAKKEPADPFAFTDEFRTQIPLVDKEHETLFDLVRQTYELVHDEFRVDKFDDIIEIIEELRDYTIKHFADEERYMKSINYDGLAEQVAAHTAFVEKLNNIDFDEIDRDQEDALDKLIKFLLNWLVQHILKVDKKMPYIEEAASKLTE from the coding sequence TTGGAAAATTTTGAAACAGGAATCCCCTTTATCGACAACGGACACCGCCGCCTCCTAGAGGATATGGAAGAAGCGCGCGAAGCACTCGCCGCTGGCCATGAAGACGAGTACCACCGCTTGAGCGGTCAACTCTTGGCGACGATGAACGATCATATCGTCAAACAGCACGTCTACGAAGAAGAAATCATGGCCATGTCGCGCGACGGCGAACTTGCAGATCAGAAGGAAGCGCACGCACATTTTCGCGAAGTCATCGACCAGCACAAATCCTCGATGAACTTCCAGAACGACCATGAGGAGCTTACGAGTCTCCTGCACTTCCTCAACGAATGGTTCCTGCAGCACATCTTATCGAGCGACATGCTGATCGGAAGTGCACTGAAGAAGGCAAAGGCCGCCGCCGTCGAGGCGAAGGCGCGGGCAGCAAAGGAAGCGCGGGCAGCGGAAACGGCGCATGCCGAAGAAGCCGCCAAGGCACGAGAAGTGGCACATACAACTAAAAAGGAAGAGCAAGCGTCCTCCGTCGAAAAGAAGGCGAAAGCAACCATCGAGGCAAAAGCATCGGCGGCCCAGATGCCAGAAGCCCCCGCCGATCCCGCCAAAAAGACGACAAAGAAGCGCACTGCCGCGAAACCGACCAACGCCGCTGCACCTGCTGAAGAAGTCGGCAAGGGCGACGCGCCTGCCGCGAAAAAAGCGACGAAAGCCGCCGCAAAGAAGCCTACGGAGGAAGCAGCCTCCGCACCTGCTTCTGCCGCCAAACCTGCGGCAAAGGCAGCCGCGCCCAAGGCAATAAAGCCGGCGACGACAGTCATCAAGGCGAAGAAGGAGCCCGCCGATCCCTTCGCCTTCACCGACGAATTCCGTACGCAGATTCCGCTCGTCGACAAGGAGCACGAAACACTCTTCGACTTGGTGCGCCAGACATACGAACTCGTGCATGACGAGTTCCGCGTCGATAAATTCGACGACATCATCGAGATCATCGAAGAACTGCGCGACTACACGATCAAGCACTTCGCCGACGAGGAGCGCTACATGAAGAGCATCAACTACGACGGCCTTGCCGAGCAGGTCGCCGCACACACGGCCTTCGTCGAGAAGCTCAATAACATCGACTTCGACGAAATCGACCGCGATCAGGAAGACGCGCTCGACAAACTCATCAAATTCCTTCTCAACTGGCTCGTACAGCATATCCTGAAGGTTGACAAGAAGATGCCCTACATCGAAGAAGCGGCATCGAAGCTGACAGAATAA
- a CDS encoding methyl-accepting chemotaxis protein gives MKLQTKSVLAFNICLIIACIVMALIGWFSANAGFDTSLQVQAASNLRIMVDNMDSLYPGDWEVRDGILYKGDHNMNEDTEIVDRFGSSCHGFVTFFAGDTRISTNVKDQNGSRNIGTKADDQIVNTVLRNGATYEGRTTILGKDYMSAYLPLKDAAGKNIGMAFIGIDVRTSDMDDVRHSFMLASVIAVLVLAGLLSFLSYIIIGKAIRPLLTLADTLSQIANGNLRVANLPEDRSDELGTLAHSANGMKARLKSVIKNVASSSESVAASSEELTASASQTTQSVTQVAENATNMAAGAAASADTIGNLTEQAHAMGETIDLLRKSAASMQNLAQKSQEVTVDGQEKVRHAITEIKAIAEQVQSSAAIVDTLGKRSDEIGTIVETISGIAEQTNLLALNAAIEAARAGEAGKGFAVVAEEVRKLAEQSGIATQDITERITAIQQDTTKAVDSIQAGNENVQRGTDAVNASGAAFDNIANQFGELEQTIRTAVDAVQAVSRTSSEMIAAMNQVQESSNKSQEDTQTISAATEEQAAAMQEMAHASQTLAELAQKLQEEVQKFQL, from the coding sequence ATGAAACTGCAAACAAAAAGCGTACTTGCGTTCAACATCTGTCTCATCATCGCCTGCATCGTCATGGCTTTGATCGGGTGGTTCAGTGCGAACGCAGGCTTCGACACCTCGCTGCAAGTACAGGCAGCATCGAATCTACGCATCATGGTCGACAACATGGATTCCCTTTATCCGGGGGATTGGGAAGTCCGAGACGGCATTCTTTACAAAGGCGACCATAATATGAACGAGGATACGGAGATCGTCGACCGATTCGGTAGCAGCTGTCACGGCTTCGTTACATTCTTTGCCGGCGACACGCGCATTTCGACGAATGTCAAAGACCAAAACGGCTCGCGCAATATTGGTACGAAGGCTGATGACCAGATCGTCAACACTGTGCTGAGAAACGGCGCGACCTATGAAGGACGTACAACGATTCTCGGCAAGGATTACATGAGCGCCTATCTCCCCTTGAAAGACGCCGCGGGGAAAAACATCGGCATGGCATTCATCGGTATCGACGTGCGCACATCGGACATGGACGATGTACGCCACTCCTTCATGCTCGCCAGCGTCATCGCTGTCCTCGTCTTGGCAGGACTCCTGAGCTTCCTGTCATACATCATCATCGGCAAAGCGATCCGCCCCCTGCTCACGCTCGCCGATACCTTGAGCCAAATTGCAAACGGAAACCTTCGCGTCGCCAACCTTCCAGAAGATCGCAGCGATGAACTCGGCACGCTCGCGCACAGCGCAAACGGCATGAAGGCTCGTTTGAAGAGCGTCATCAAAAATGTCGCCTCTTCCTCTGAATCCGTCGCCGCCTCTTCAGAGGAACTGACCGCCAGTGCAAGCCAGACGACGCAGTCCGTCACGCAGGTAGCGGAAAATGCCACTAACATGGCAGCGGGAGCTGCTGCCTCTGCCGATACGATAGGCAATCTGACAGAGCAGGCTCATGCCATGGGCGAGACCATCGATCTGCTGCGAAAGAGCGCGGCTTCCATGCAGAATCTCGCCCAGAAGAGTCAAGAAGTGACCGTAGACGGGCAGGAAAAAGTCCGTCATGCCATCACCGAAATCAAAGCCATCGCCGAACAAGTGCAGTCTTCGGCGGCAATCGTCGATACGCTGGGCAAGCGTTCCGACGAGATCGGTACCATCGTCGAAACCATCTCCGGCATCGCGGAGCAAACGAACCTCCTCGCCCTCAACGCCGCCATCGAAGCGGCGCGTGCCGGCGAGGCCGGCAAAGGCTTCGCCGTCGTCGCCGAAGAAGTGCGAAAACTCGCCGAGCAATCGGGCATCGCCACGCAGGACATCACCGAACGCATCACCGCCATCCAGCAGGACACGACAAAAGCCGTCGATTCCATACAGGCTGGAAACGAAAATGTCCAGAGAGGCACCGATGCCGTCAATGCTTCGGGAGCAGCCTTCGACAATATCGCCAACCAGTTCGGCGAACTCGAACAGACGATCCGCACCGCCGTTGATGCCGTACAGGCAGTAAGCCGAACGAGCAGCGAGATGATCGCCGCCATGAACCAAGTGCAGGAGAGCAGCAACAAATCGCAGGAAGATACACAGACGATTTCTGCCGCCACCGAGGAGCAGGCAGCCGCCATGCAGGAAATGGCGCACGCCAGCCAGACGCTCGCCGAACTCGCACAAAAACTTCAGGAAGAAGTGCAGAAGTTCCAGTTGTAA
- a CDS encoding methyl-accepting chemotaxis protein produces MKVVGDDPTNPNNEFWWSDRFRHLLGFSNTTDFPNRLNSWADRLHPEDKARTLQAFQAHIMDRSGRTPFDLEYRLKTKTGEYLWFHAVGKTIRKPDGTPVLVAGAIEDITLLKTGKEQFYKEFGSRMEGLYNSIETITTRVDETAERTTEITGVQEEITRAAEDTRTQTENTLKMTELIMNISKQTNLLALNASIEAARAGDAGRGFSVVAEEVRKLADSSQEAVGKIVEALGSMEKASANIEEKIKTINLLIERQAEGMKEIHTSVVQAKDVSGEIEKLTKNM; encoded by the coding sequence ATGAAGGTCGTCGGCGATGATCCGACGAATCCGAACAATGAGTTCTGGTGGTCGGACCGCTTCCGCCACCTCCTGGGCTTCTCCAATACGACGGACTTCCCGAACAGACTGAACTCGTGGGCCGATCGCCTGCATCCTGAGGACAAGGCGCGCACCTTGCAGGCGTTTCAGGCGCATATCATGGATCGCAGCGGCAGGACGCCGTTCGACCTCGAGTATCGCTTGAAGACGAAGACGGGCGAATACCTGTGGTTTCACGCCGTGGGCAAGACGATCCGAAAGCCCGACGGCACGCCCGTTCTGGTCGCCGGCGCCATCGAGGACATCACGCTGCTGAAGACCGGAAAGGAACAGTTCTACAAGGAATTCGGCTCAAGGATGGAAGGGCTTTACAACTCGATCGAGACGATTACGACGCGCGTGGACGAGACGGCGGAGCGCACGACCGAGATCACTGGCGTACAGGAGGAAATCACGCGGGCGGCAGAGGATACGCGCACGCAGACGGAGAACACGCTGAAGATGACGGAGCTCATCATGAACATCTCGAAGCAGACGAACCTCCTTGCGCTCAACGCCTCGATCGAGGCGGCACGCGCGGGTGATGCGGGCAGGGGATTCTCCGTCGTCGCTGAAGAGGTGCGAAAGCTTGCGGACAGCAGTCAGGAGGCTGTCGGCAAGATCGTTGAGGCTCTCGGCTCGATGGAGAAGGCCTCGGCCAATATTGAGGAGAAGATCAAGACGATCAACCTCTTGATTGAAAGGCAAGCGGAGGGGATGAAGGAAATCCATACGTCTGTGGTGCAGGCGAAGGACGTATCGGGCGAAATTGAGAAATTGACGAAGAATATGTAG
- a CDS encoding diaminopimelate epimerase, with translation MELDFIKLSPLGNTTVFLRGEAAQEARAALLAEAMDYDHLAAEQAGFLVAPHAEEALFRIEMSGGEFCGNATLSAAALAAAEGAESRFLVECSGAPEPLRAEAHPLGSGRWLARAEMPPAHEVRRISLDGFSFGGAAICVSLPGIAHLVVEAADLSAADYDELLARLMRETDADAYGVVPFERMGREHFRIRPYVAVPSAKSHVFERACGSGSLALALAEGSECGRIAVEQPGGTLLVETGRRFFLEGEVLISCRGTVELGNVGL, from the coding sequence ATGGAATTGGATTTCATCAAGTTGAGTCCGCTGGGAAATACGACGGTATTTTTGCGCGGGGAAGCTGCACAGGAGGCGCGTGCCGCGCTCCTCGCTGAGGCGATGGATTACGATCATCTGGCGGCGGAGCAGGCGGGTTTCCTCGTTGCGCCGCACGCTGAGGAGGCGCTTTTTCGCATCGAGATGTCGGGCGGCGAGTTCTGCGGCAATGCGACGCTTTCAGCGGCGGCTCTGGCGGCAGCTGAAGGTGCAGAGTCCCGCTTTCTTGTCGAGTGCTCGGGTGCACCCGAACCGCTTCGGGCAGAGGCGCATCCACTCGGCTCGGGACGCTGGCTGGCACGCGCCGAGATGCCGCCGGCGCATGAGGTGCGGCGTATTTCTCTTGACGGATTTTCGTTTGGGGGCGCGGCGATATGTGTATCGCTTCCGGGCATCGCGCATCTCGTCGTCGAAGCCGCAGACCTTTCGGCGGCGGATTACGACGAGCTGCTTGCCCGTCTGATGCGCGAGACGGACGCCGATGCTTACGGAGTCGTGCCGTTTGAGCGCATGGGACGCGAGCACTTTCGCATCCGTCCCTACGTCGCTGTGCCGAGCGCTAAAAGCCACGTCTTTGAGCGTGCCTGCGGTTCGGGAAGTCTGGCACTTGCGCTTGCCGAAGGGAGCGAGTGTGGGCGCATCGCCGTCGAGCAGCCGGGCGGCACGCTCCTCGTTGAGACGGGCAGGCGGTTCTTCCTCGAAGGCGAGGTGCTCATTTCCTGCCGCGGCACGGTGGAACTGGGAAACGTGGGACTGTGA
- a CDS encoding ABC transporter permease: protein MDLIIPTISQGLLWALLAIGVYLTFRVLDIADLTVEGSFPLGAATAATLLAGGAAPLLAIFAAFVAGMISGVVTGLLTTKLKIPALLAGILTMIALYSVNLRIMGKANLPLLNTQTIFTQAQSFGLTREVAVLAMGFLVVAVIGVACYYFFGTELGAAIRATGDNPHMIRANGVNTDMTIILGLLLSNGLVAISGALVAQSNGFADVGMGVGTIVIGLASVIIGEVLFGTRSFKNCLLSVIGGSIVYRAVIAIVLELGMPPNDLKLFTAALVALALSLPLIQAHIRRAKGGSR, encoded by the coding sequence ATGGATCTCATCATACCAACGATTTCCCAAGGACTCCTCTGGGCGCTCCTCGCCATCGGCGTCTACCTGACCTTCCGCGTCCTCGACATCGCCGACCTCACCGTCGAGGGCAGCTTCCCGCTGGGCGCGGCGACGGCAGCGACCCTTCTTGCCGGCGGCGCCGCGCCGCTTCTCGCCATCTTTGCCGCCTTCGTCGCGGGCATGATCTCGGGCGTCGTCACGGGACTTCTGACGACGAAGCTCAAGATTCCCGCGCTCCTCGCGGGCATCCTCACGATGATCGCGCTCTACTCCGTGAACCTTCGCATCATGGGCAAGGCGAACCTGCCTCTTCTCAACACGCAGACGATCTTCACGCAGGCGCAGAGTTTCGGCCTCACGCGCGAAGTCGCCGTGCTCGCCATGGGCTTTCTCGTCGTCGCCGTCATCGGCGTCGCGTGCTACTACTTCTTCGGCACGGAACTCGGCGCGGCGATCCGTGCGACGGGCGACAACCCGCACATGATCCGTGCGAACGGCGTCAATACCGACATGACGATCATCCTCGGGCTCCTGCTCTCGAACGGCCTCGTCGCCATCTCGGGAGCGCTCGTCGCGCAGTCGAACGGCTTCGCTGACGTCGGCATGGGCGTCGGCACGATCGTCATCGGCCTCGCCTCCGTCATCATCGGCGAAGTGCTCTTCGGCACGCGCAGCTTCAAAAACTGTCTCCTCTCCGTCATCGGCGGCTCCATCGTCTACCGCGCCGTCATCGCCATCGTCCTCGAACTCGGCATGCCGCCCAACGACCTCAAGCTCTTCACGGCGGCGCTCGTCGCGCTCGCACTATCCCTGCCTCTCATCCAGGCGCACATCCGCCGCGCGAAAGGAGGCTCTCGCTGA
- a CDS encoding ABC transporter substrate-binding protein: MHISKKFKALVLGASLLTASLGFAGCGQSADTKDVKIGVVQLVEHNALDAANKGFADGLKERGFEEGRNISIDRQNAQADQSNLQNIAQRFVNAKMNLVCAIATPAAQSMANATHDIPIVGTAITDYVGAKLAASNEKPGGNVTGTSDMSPIKEQIDLMLKICPTVKTIGVIYCSSEVNSEVQAKAIAEYAESRGLKVRTATISTVNDIQQAANSLVGDVDAFFEPTDNVMASAVPTLLAITNPAKKPVFCSENNWVKAGALATYGIDYYKLGVQTGHMAADILEGKKKPADMPIEMAKELKVSINKKNAETLGIEIPADILKDAQIFE; the protein is encoded by the coding sequence ATGCACATTTCCAAAAAGTTCAAGGCGCTCGTCCTCGGCGCCTCCCTCCTCACGGCGAGCCTCGGCTTCGCCGGCTGCGGCCAAAGCGCTGACACGAAGGACGTGAAGATCGGCGTCGTGCAGCTCGTCGAGCACAACGCGCTCGATGCAGCGAACAAGGGATTCGCCGACGGACTCAAGGAGCGCGGCTTCGAAGAGGGCAGGAACATCTCCATCGACCGCCAGAACGCGCAGGCCGATCAGTCGAATCTGCAGAACATCGCGCAGCGCTTCGTCAACGCGAAGATGAATCTCGTCTGTGCGATTGCGACGCCCGCCGCGCAGAGCATGGCGAACGCGACGCACGACATTCCCATCGTCGGCACGGCGATCACGGACTACGTCGGCGCGAAGCTTGCCGCCTCGAACGAGAAGCCCGGCGGCAACGTCACGGGAACGAGCGACATGAGCCCCATCAAGGAGCAGATCGACCTCATGCTGAAGATCTGCCCGACGGTCAAGACCATCGGCGTCATCTACTGCTCAAGCGAGGTCAACTCCGAGGTACAGGCAAAAGCGATCGCCGAATATGCCGAGAGCCGCGGGCTGAAGGTGCGTACGGCGACGATCTCGACCGTCAACGACATCCAGCAGGCGGCAAACAGCCTCGTCGGCGATGTCGACGCCTTCTTCGAGCCGACGGACAACGTCATGGCCTCCGCCGTGCCGACGCTTCTTGCCATCACGAACCCCGCGAAAAAGCCCGTGTTCTGCAGCGAGAACAACTGGGTCAAGGCGGGCGCGCTCGCGACCTACGGCATCGACTACTACAAGCTCGGCGTGCAGACGGGCCACATGGCCGCCGACATCCTCGAAGGCAAAAAGAAGCCCGCCGACATGCCGATCGAAATGGCGAAGGAACTCAAAGTCAGCATCAACAAGAAGAATGCCGAAACGCTCGGCATCGAGATTCCTGCCGACATCCTGAAGGACGCGCAGATTTTCGAGTAA
- a CDS encoding ABC transporter ATP-binding protein produces the protein MLKLQNIAKTFNPGTITEKYALRGVTLHLSPGDFVTVIGGNGAGKSTLMNSIAGTFRVDAGSIVIAGTDITKWPEHKRAKYIGRVFQDPMMGTAAGMMIEENLAIAARRGNAPRLRWSFSKAQRERFQELLAGLDLGLEDRLESKVGLLSGGQRQALTLLMATLAEPKLLLLDEHTAALDPKTAEKVLDITKSIVEKRKLTTLMITHNMKDALRLGNRLIMMHEGNILVDVKGEEKSRLTVRDLLALFEKAAGNEMANDSLLLS, from the coding sequence ATGCTCAAACTTCAAAACATCGCCAAGACCTTCAATCCCGGCACAATCACAGAAAAGTACGCGCTCCGAGGCGTCACGCTGCACCTTTCTCCCGGCGACTTCGTGACCGTCATCGGCGGCAACGGCGCGGGCAAGTCGACGCTGATGAACTCCATCGCCGGCACCTTCCGCGTCGATGCAGGCAGCATCGTTATCGCGGGCACAGACATCACGAAGTGGCCCGAACACAAGCGTGCCAAGTACATCGGGCGCGTCTTCCAAGACCCCATGATGGGCACGGCGGCGGGCATGATGATCGAGGAAAACCTCGCCATTGCCGCACGCCGCGGCAATGCACCGCGCCTTCGCTGGAGCTTCTCCAAAGCGCAGCGCGAACGCTTCCAAGAACTCTTGGCAGGACTCGACCTCGGCCTCGAAGATCGTCTCGAATCCAAGGTCGGCCTTCTCTCGGGCGGCCAGCGCCAAGCGCTGACGCTTCTCATGGCGACGCTGGCCGAGCCTAAGCTCCTGCTCCTCGACGAGCACACGGCGGCGCTCGACCCCAAGACGGCGGAAAAAGTTCTCGACATCACAAAATCCATCGTAGAAAAACGCAAGCTCACGACGCTCATGATCACGCACAACATGAAGGACGCCCTTCGCCTCGGCAACCGCCTCATCATGATGCACGAAGGAAACATCCTCGTCGACGTCAAAGGCGAGGAAAAATCGCGCCTGACCGTGCGCGACCTGCTCGCGCTCTTTGAAAAAGCGGCGGGCAACGAAATGGCGAATGACAGTCTGCTGCTGTCGTGA
- a CDS encoding amino acid ABC transporter substrate-binding protein, which translates to MKKILFVCLSLMLAAGFMAGCGGQKAANDAPKKIVIGLDDNFPPMGFLDEKNEITGFDVELAKEAAKRLGTEVEFKGIDWASKEAEIQSGRIDALWNGLEITEERKKNLLFSEPYMNDQQVIFKRANDASIAKEDDLKDKIVATQSASGTAEDYVDGHKDVTGYKDVKKYADYLSAFMDLENGRVDAIVCDEIIGRYYMSKHPDKIAALDGHVGPVTQFGVAYRKDDTALKEKMQKVLDEMRADGTMAKISEKWFGKDITKL; encoded by the coding sequence TTGAAGAAAATTTTATTCGTCTGTTTATCCCTCATGCTCGCGGCAGGTTTCATGGCAGGCTGTGGTGGACAGAAGGCGGCGAACGACGCGCCGAAGAAGATCGTCATCGGTCTGGACGACAACTTCCCGCCGATGGGATTCCTCGACGAGAAGAACGAGATCACGGGCTTCGACGTGGAATTGGCGAAGGAGGCTGCGAAGCGCCTCGGCACGGAGGTCGAGTTCAAGGGCATCGACTGGGCGAGCAAGGAGGCTGAGATTCAGAGCGGCCGCATCGACGCGCTGTGGAACGGTCTGGAAATCACGGAGGAGCGCAAGAAGAACCTGCTCTTTTCCGAGCCGTACATGAACGATCAGCAGGTGATCTTCAAGCGTGCGAACGACGCCTCGATCGCGAAGGAAGACGACCTCAAGGACAAGATCGTTGCGACGCAGAGCGCCTCGGGCACGGCAGAGGACTATGTGGACGGTCATAAGGATGTCACGGGCTACAAGGACGTCAAGAAGTACGCGGACTATTTGTCGGCGTTCATGGATCTTGAGAACGGCCGCGTCGATGCGATCGTCTGCGACGAGATCATCGGCCGCTACTACATGTCGAAGCATCCCGACAAGATCGCCGCGCTCGACGGTCACGTTGGCCCCGTGACGCAGTTCGGCGTCGCCTACCGCAAGGATGATACGGCGCTCAAGGAGAAGATGCAGAAGGTTCTCGACGAGATGCGCGCCGACGGCACGATGGCGAAGATCTCGGAAAAGTGGTTTGGCAAGGACATCACGAAGTTGTAG
- a CDS encoding RpnC/YadD family protein yields MARVKRTYKDSLFCDIFRRKDYLQDVYRGLFGRDVSLQEIQLMTLQGTFFNDEKNDVSFLAGKRQIVLMEHQSTLNENMPLRMFWYMAKLYRKQVPKDAPYRTRRLRLPAPCFYVFYNGLDPAPDEWEMRLSEAFEGECSSLELCVKAYNINEMSGSRLLEKSRALKGYSVFVAQIRRKTAAGVCLEEAVKQAIRYCIEQDLLAEYFLEREMEEVFDMVSFKWDPELAKRVQLQEAQEIGMEKGMEKGMEKGVTEIVLNMLKKKKWSLQDISEVSQWPLDKIESLGKMHQLL; encoded by the coding sequence ATGGCGCGGGTGAAGAGAACGTACAAGGATTCGCTTTTTTGCGATATATTCCGCCGCAAAGATTATTTGCAGGATGTATATCGCGGGCTTTTTGGGCGAGATGTTTCCTTGCAGGAAATACAGCTCATGACGCTGCAGGGGACATTCTTCAACGACGAGAAGAATGATGTGAGTTTCTTGGCGGGTAAGCGGCAAATTGTTTTGATGGAGCACCAGAGTACTTTGAACGAGAATATGCCCTTGCGTATGTTTTGGTATATGGCGAAGCTTTATCGGAAGCAAGTGCCGAAGGATGCACCGTATCGAACGCGACGTCTCCGGTTGCCGGCACCATGCTTCTATGTATTCTACAATGGTCTTGATCCAGCGCCGGATGAATGGGAAATGCGTCTGTCGGAAGCTTTCGAGGGAGAGTGCTCCTCGTTGGAACTTTGCGTCAAGGCATATAACATTAATGAAATGTCGGGCAGCAGACTTCTTGAAAAGAGTCGTGCGCTCAAGGGGTATAGCGTTTTCGTGGCGCAAATCCGACGAAAAACAGCGGCGGGAGTATGTTTGGAGGAGGCTGTTAAGCAGGCAATCCGCTATTGTATCGAGCAGGATCTTTTGGCGGAATATTTTCTTGAGCGTGAGATGGAGGAGGTTTTTGACATGGTGAGCTTCAAGTGGGATCCTGAATTGGCAAAGCGTGTCCAGCTTCAGGAAGCACAAGAGATCGGCATGGAAAAGGGCATGGAAAAGGGCATGGAAAAGGGCGTGACGGAAATCGTGCTCAACATGTTGAAGAAGAAAAAATGGTCATTACAGGATATTTCTGAAGTCTCGCAGTGGCCGTTGGATAAGATTGAGAGCTTGGGAAAGATGCATCAGCTTTTGTGA
- a CDS encoding replication-associated recombination protein A: MEMEQESLFRREVDLPLAARMRPKSLADYVGQQHLVGKGKMLRKLIAEDKIFSMIFWGPPGVGKTTLARIIARETKARFIDFSAVTSGIKEIRTVMQEAEKNTAYGERTILFVDEIHRFNKAQQDAFLPFVEKGSIILIGATTENPSFEINSALLSRCRVFVLKALQKEDILGLLRRALAAPEGFGNQKVEIADDLLEALAVFANGDARTALSTLEIVVLNGEVEKDAIKVTRETVEQCLEKKSLLYDKKGEEHYNLISALHKSMRNSDADASVYWLARMLEAGEDPLYIARRIVRFASEDVGLADPRALELAVAAYQACHFIGMPECSVHLTEAAVYMALAPKSNAMEVAYLKAKADATKRLAEPVPLVIRNAVTRLMKDEGYGKGYQYAHNTKDKLTNMQCLPDDLLGSVYYEPTEEGLEGRFKERLLSIKRWKKEHGAK, from the coding sequence ATGGAAATGGAACAGGAGTCACTTTTTCGGCGCGAGGTCGATCTGCCGCTGGCGGCGCGGATGCGCCCTAAAAGTCTCGCGGATTATGTGGGGCAGCAACACCTCGTGGGCAAGGGAAAGATGCTCAGGAAGCTCATCGCCGAGGACAAGATCTTCTCAATGATCTTCTGGGGACCGCCGGGCGTCGGCAAGACGACGCTCGCGCGTATCATTGCGCGGGAGACGAAGGCTCGTTTCATCGACTTTTCCGCCGTGACGAGCGGCATCAAGGAGATTCGCACGGTCATGCAGGAGGCGGAGAAGAACACAGCGTACGGCGAGCGCACGATCCTCTTTGTCGACGAGATTCATCGCTTCAACAAGGCGCAGCAGGACGCTTTCCTGCCGTTCGTGGAAAAGGGAAGCATCATCCTCATCGGTGCGACGACGGAGAATCCGTCGTTCGAGATCAACAGCGCTCTTCTGTCGCGCTGCCGCGTCTTCGTGCTCAAGGCCTTGCAGAAGGAGGACATCCTGGGGCTTTTGCGCCGTGCGCTCGCCGCGCCCGAGGGTTTCGGCAATCAGAAGGTGGAGATTGCGGACGATCTTCTGGAGGCCCTTGCCGTGTTCGCCAACGGCGACGCTCGCACAGCCCTTTCGACCTTGGAGATCGTCGTTTTGAACGGCGAGGTGGAAAAGGATGCGATCAAGGTCACGCGCGAGACGGTGGAGCAGTGCTTGGAGAAGAAGTCTCTGCTCTACGACAAGAAGGGCGAGGAGCATTACAATCTGATTTCGGCGCTTCACAAGTCGATGCGAAACTCCGATGCGGACGCTTCGGTTTACTGGCTCGCACGCATGTTGGAGGCGGGCGAGGATCCTCTCTATATCGCGCGGCGCATCGTGCGCTTTGCGAGCGAGGATGTGGGACTTGCCGATCCGCGCGCCTTGGAGCTTGCCGTCGCGGCGTATCAGGCGTGCCACTTCATCGGCATGCCCGAGTGCTCGGTTCATCTGACGGAGGCCGCCGTTTACATGGCGCTCGCGCCAAAATCGAATGCGATGGAAGTCGCCTATTTGAAGGCAAAGGCCGATGCGACAAAGCGCCTCGCTGAGCCTGTGCCGCTCGTCATACGGAACGCCGTGACGCGGCTCATGAAGGATGAGGGCTACGGCAAAGGATATCAGTACGCGCACAACACGAAGGACAAGCTCACGAACATGCAGTGTCTGCCCGACGATCTTCTGGGAAGCGTCTACTACGAGCCGACGGAGGAGGGACTTGAGGGACGCTTCAAAGAACGGCTTTTGAGCATCAAGCGTTGGAAGAAGGAGCATGGCGCGAAGTAG